A stretch of the Hydrogenobacter sp. genome encodes the following:
- a CDS encoding transposase, producing the protein MHRAIHVSCPLTKRKKDIIKKLLIEYRKTAKAIAGYQWFLFFTQGSFNRKANIKHISSNLSERYKYTIQYHVVVPVLDSFISNLKNRFVEVVKSSNLPEKTKRVLLYLNKNNEWLIRKSEKAVYVEYKNKTVFEYDITEEERLLAKKIFKHILSSWRKPKFKKVSLILDSKTALIEEPEKATHFDRWIRLSTFEKGKTIYLPVKFHDYFEKRRGKITNLVQIEEDGTLRIVKEIEPKKIEGEEIIALDFGLRNFLSSSKGDMFGRRLYEKVKEYAEKIDRLQRNLQRQGIKPAESKRFVRLTERLSAFIKNEVRRIINKIVKLYNPKVIVIENLKSLYKKFLLEYPKAVKKVVVRYGYGELKRKLKEVKEEYGIEVIEVNPAYSSQTCSSCGYVDKRNRKTQEKFECRLCGRKLNADVNASRNLSDRVRWGMHL; encoded by the coding sequence ATGCATAGAGCCATTCATGTCTCATGCCCTCTGACAAAAAGGAAAAAGGACATTATCAAAAAATTGCTCATAGAATACAGAAAAACCGCAAAAGCCATAGCCGGCTATCAGTGGTTTCTATTCTTCACTCAAGGCTCTTTCAACAGAAAGGCAAACATAAAACATATAAGCTCTAACCTCTCTGAAAGATACAAATACACCATTCAATACCATGTGGTAGTGCCTGTCTTAGACAGCTTTATCTCCAACCTCAAAAACAGATTTGTTGAAGTTGTCAAAAGCTCTAACCTGCCAGAAAAAACTAAGAGGGTTTTGTTATACCTCAATAAAAACAACGAATGGCTCATAAGAAAGTCTGAAAAAGCTGTTTATGTGGAATACAAAAACAAAACTGTTTTTGAATATGACATAACAGAAGAAGAAAGACTGTTAGCCAAGAAGATATTCAAGCATATCCTGAGTAGCTGGAGAAAACCAAAGTTTAAAAAAGTCTCTCTCATACTTGACAGTAAGACTGCCCTGATAGAAGAGCCAGAGAAAGCCACACACTTTGACAGATGGATAAGACTATCTACTTTTGAGAAAGGAAAAACCATTTATCTACCTGTCAAATTTCATGACTACTTTGAGAAAAGAAGAGGTAAGATAACAAACCTAGTCCAGATAGAAGAAGACGGTACTTTAAGGATAGTAAAAGAGATAGAACCAAAGAAAATAGAAGGAGAAGAAATAATAGCCTTGGATTTTGGACTTAGGAACTTTTTAAGTAGCTCAAAAGGGGATATGTTTGGAAGAAGGTTGTATGAAAAGGTTAAGGAGTATGCGGAGAAGATAGATAGACTACAAAGAAACTTGCAAAGACAAGGAATAAAGCCAGCAGAGAGCAAGAGGTTTGTAAGGCTTACAGAAAGGCTGTCTGCATTTATAAAGAATGAAGTAAGAAGGATAATAAACAAGATTGTAAAGCTTTATAATCCGAAAGTGATAGTCATAGAGAACCTCAAGAGCCTTTATAAGAAGTTTTTGTTAGAGTATCCGAAAGCTGTAAAGAAAGTGGTAGTAAGATACGGCTATGGGGAGCTAAAGAGGAAGTTAAAAGAAGTTAAGGAGGAGTATGGTATAGAAGTCATAGAAGTTAATCCAGCCTATAGCTCACAGACATGTAGTTCATGTGGTTATGTAGATAAAAGAAACAGAAAAACGCAAGAGAAGTTTGAGTGTAGGTTATGTGGTAGGAAGCTGAATGCGGATGTGAATGCGTCCAGAAACCTGTCTGACCGTGTCAGATGGGGGATGCATTTA
- a CDS encoding helix-turn-helix domain-containing protein encodes MKLNNKEYHCPVELVIEILDGKWKLLILRELMGGKRRFSELKRSIPGITQKMLSKQLKELERQGIIARTLYPQVPPKVEYSLTPIGEKLKKVFETSSNFY; translated from the coding sequence ATGAAACTTAATAACAAGGAATACCATTGTCCTGTGGAACTTGTTATAGAAATTCTTGATGGTAAGTGGAAACTCCTCATACTTAGGGAACTTATGGGCGGAAAGAGAAGATTTTCGGAGTTAAAGAGATCTATCCCGGGAATAACCCAAAAGATGCTCTCAAAACAGCTAAAAGAACTTGAAAGGCAAGGAATAATTGCAAGGACGCTTTACCCACAGGTACCACCCAAGGTAGAATACTCCCTAACTCCCATAGGTGAAAAATTAAAAAAGGTCTTTGAAACTAGTTCCAATTTTTATTGA
- a CDS encoding CDGSH iron-sulfur domain-containing protein produces MARLIKHTEKGPYKLEAGEETYFICQCGLSKNKPFCDGSHKRTKDEEEGKLYLYDENGRVSI; encoded by the coding sequence ATGGCAAGGCTCATAAAGCACACAGAAAAAGGTCCTTACAAGCTCGAGGCAGGAGAAGAAACTTACTTTATATGTCAGTGTGGGCTTTCCAAAAATAAACCCTTCTGCGATGGTTCACACAAAAGGACAAAAGACGAAGAGGAAGGCAAACTTTACCTTTACGACGAAAACGGAAGAGTAAGCATATAA